Part of the Desulfobaccales bacterium genome is shown below.
ATTATCCTTTCCAGTAATTTACGCATTTTTCTATCAACCCCCGGGGAAGGGGCCAGGCTCCAGGCGGGGAAGGATGATCCTCCCTCCGCCTGGAGAGAGATTGTTGCCTTATTTCGAAACCGTGGCGGACCAGGGGCCGGTGCCCGAGGCGTTGTAAGCCGCCACCCGGTAATAGTATTTGGCGTTCTTGCCGCCGTTAGGTGCCCTGTCGGCCACGGCCGTGGCATTGGCCGGCGCCTTGAATTGCACCAGATTTTGCTTGAAGTTCTGATTGGTGGACCGCTGGATGATGAAGCCCACCTCGTTGGCGGGGTTGGCAAGCGTGGCAGCCGCATGGACCGGGGTGGGATCGTTCCAACTGATGGTGCCGCCCACCGCCGAAACGCTGAGGCCTGTGACCAGCCCCGGCAGCTGTGTCGGCACCCGCAAAGCGATGGGCCGCATCATGTCGTGTTCTTCGTGGCCCAGCAGGTGGCAGTGCCAGACGTATTCATGACCAAAGTTCGCCATCTGGTTGGTGGTAAGGGGGGCCAGCGGATCAAAGGGGGGCATGAAGCCCACGCTGGAGCCGATGGGCATGGTCACATCCATGGGGCGGACGCTGTTGGGTTGGCCAAACTTTAGCTTTTGCTGCTTGGGCCGCACCGCGACGATGGTGTGTTCCAGGGCGTTCACCCGGATGGTCTCCTTCCAGCCCAGCTCGTTGGCATCCGGCGGCCGGACGGTGTTGTCCCAGCCCAATCGGTTGATGATCTGCACGTTGAACAGGTGGAAGTGGATGGCATGGGTGTCAATGCCGTTGTGGATGATGACCCACACCTGGGTCTGGCCGTCCGGCTGGTCCTCTGTGGTGGGATCGATGTAAGCAAAGCCGAAGGCGTTTTGGCCGGCGGGGTCGAGCGAGGTCCGTTCCGTCCCCAGCATGGCGTTCATCCGGCCGTAGTCGAAGGAGAAATCTTCGGTGATGGTCTTCAAAAAGACCGGCTGACCGCCGATCTGCGGAATCTGGCCGGTCAGGACGCCGAAGCGGTTGTCCGCATAAACCCCCGGTCCCGGAGTGCCCAGCACTCTCACCGTGTCCGGCGTGCTCACCAGGTACGTGGGATCATACACCGGGTCGGTGTGGGAAGCCTTGTAGGCGTTGTTGAGCTCTGAGGCCAGGTTCGCATGGACGCCGGGACCGGTGGTGCTGCCCACCACAAACTTCATGATGGTCCGGGTGTTGGGACCCTGTCCCGGCTGGGTGGTGGGGGGGCCGCCATTGGCAGTGAAGTCCGGATTGCCGGTATACAGGTCGTAGCGCCGGTCGAAGAGGGGCATGGCGGCCGGGGCGTCGTTATACAGGATGAGATGGGAACCCTCGGGCACGTTGGAGAAGTCGATGATGATATCGGCCCGCTCCGCCGGCCCCATAAGCAAGGTGTAGCCCACCTGGTCATAGCCCTGGCCCACGAAGTTCCGGGTGAACCCGTACGTGGCGCTCTTGGGGTCCCGGTCAAAGTCGAAGACGGCCGGGGGATCATTGAGGATGGCCGGCTGGGGGAGGAAGCCGCCTTCGTTGCCGATCTGGATGATGGCCGGGCCCGCCTGGCGGGGATCCGGCACCCCGCCGAACCGGGTGTCGCCGGGCACCCTGGCGGTCTTGCCGTTAGGCAAGGTATAGGTCACGCCGTTGGCCGGCACCATGACCACGTCCGAGTTGTCGGTGATCACGTAATTGGGGTCGGGAAGCTGGGTCACGTCGTTCAGGACCGGAGTGCTGCTGGGGTTCGGGCCGCTGTTGTTGGCATAGTAGAGCTGCAGGTTGAGGTGCCGGTCGTTGCAGGCGTTGAGGAGACGGAAGCGGTAGGCCTTGCGGTCCACGTTCAACACCGGGTAGGCCTTGCCGTTGACGATGGGCGTGTCCATGAAGGCCTCGGGGACGATGGAGATGGTAGGCAGCATGGGGTTCTGCACCGAGATGGGCGGCCAGAACCAAGGGCCATAGTCCCAGCGGCCCAGATCGTTCATCTCCCCGGTGAGCGGCAACTGATTGGGCTGATAGACATGGGGGAACCAGAGCTGGCCATGCCCGCCCCAGGCGCCGAACTGCCAGGTGGGGTCCACATCCGCGGTTTTGACCCCCGTGCTGCCCGTGTTCACAAAGGTCTTGTCCTGGATGATGAGGGGGATGCCCAAACCGGGCAGCACCCCGGCGGAGATCAGGTCCTGTTCCACGCTGTCCGTCAAGAGGTAGCCCGCGGCCTCGCCGGCATAAACGTTGAGGCGGGTGATGCCGTAGGCGTGGTCGTGGTAGAACATCAGC
Proteins encoded:
- a CDS encoding multicopper oxidase domain-containing protein, which codes for MMTRRFIFVLGLALGLALPGGVDQAGAQLTWTQPVQNPALDYSLPNYAYSPILTKFVDPLPLVGTEIPLATQGGTVNGDPVYYIGLKDFTTWKFHRDLPATRLRGYYQADANGNPVAAVPQSYLGPVIVAERDKPIRVKFFNKLPAGAAGNLFLPVDTTVMGAGQFEGVVVNGVSVTGNFTQNRAAIHLHGGNTPWVSDGIAHQWITPANDPTAVKYPKGLSFQNVPDMSESVTGTPNDGVATLYYPNQQSARLMFYHDHAYGITRLNVYAGEAAGYLLTDSVEQDLISAGVLPGLGIPLIIQDKTFVNTGSTGVKTADVDPTWQFGAWGGHGQLWFPHVYQPNQLPLTGEMNDLGRWDYGPWFWPPISVQNPMLPTISIVPEAFMDTPIVNGKAYPVLNVDRKAYRFRLLNACNDRHLNLQLYYANNSGPNPSSTPVLNDVTQLPDPNYVITDNSDVVMVPANGVTYTLPNGKTARVPGDTRFGGVPDPRQAGPAIIQIGNEGGFLPQPAILNDPPAVFDFDRDPKSATYGFTRNFVGQGYDQVGYTLLMGPAERADIIIDFSNVPEGSHLILYNDAPAAMPLFDRRYDLYTGNPDFTANGGPPTTQPGQGPNTRTIMKFVVGSTTGPGVHANLASELNNAYKASHTDPVYDPTYLVSTPDTVRVLGTPGPGVYADNRFGVLTGQIPQIGGQPVFLKTITEDFSFDYGRMNAMLGTERTSLDPAGQNAFGFAYIDPTTEDQPDGQTQVWVIIHNGIDTHAIHFHLFNVQIINRLGWDNTVRPPDANELGWKETIRVNALEHTIVAVRPKQQKLKFGQPNSVRPMDVTMPIGSSVGFMPPFDPLAPLTTNQMANFGHEYVWHCHLLGHEEHDMMRPIALRVPTQLPGLVTGLSVSAVGGTISWNDPTPVHAAATLANPANEVGFIIQRSTNQNFKQNLVQFKAPANATAVADRAPNGGKNAKYYYRVAAYNASGTGPWSATVSK